The following coding sequences are from one Triticum aestivum cultivar Chinese Spring chromosome 5A, IWGSC CS RefSeq v2.1, whole genome shotgun sequence window:
- the LOC123107592 gene encoding putrescine hydroxycinnamoyltransferase 3-like produces MEVKVLSSKLVKPAYSAGQAPMPATEYIPLSIFDRVTFEMQMAIIYAFAPPAPTTASIEKGLATVLAQYRAFAGQLGESPDGTPSVILNDRGARLVEATVDADLVDMAPSKPTPELLKLHPDLEAEHQEVVLLQLTRFRCGSLAVGFTSNHVVADGHATSNFLVAWGRATRGLPMGLPPVHHHAELFKPRSSPRVEHDHRNGEYYMPSPTDVVGHHGDAADNIVIHKAHFTKDFVAGLRAKASEGRGRPFSRFETILAHLWRTMTRARDLSPEETSKIRLSVDGRHRLGQPAEHFGNMVLWAFPRSTVGDLLNRPLKHAAQVIHDEVARVDGAYFQSFVDFATSGAAEKDGLARSAVCKDAHCPDVEVDSWLTFPFYELDFGTGSPRYFMPAYFPTEGMLFLAPSNFGDGSVDAFVPLFQENLEVFKECCYSLE; encoded by the coding sequence ATGGAGGTCAAGGTCTTGAGCTCCAAGCTCGTCAAGCCTGCCTACAGTGCAGGCCAAGCGCCGATGCCGGCCACCGAGTACATTCCACTGTCCATCTTCGACAGGGTGACGTTCGAGATGCAGATGGCCATCATCTACGCCTTCGCGCCGCCCGCGCCCACCACCGCCTCCATCGAGAAGGGCCTTGCCACGGTCCTCGCCCAGTACCGCGCCTTTGCCGGGCAGCTCGGCGAGTCCCCCGACGGCACGCCGTCCGTCATCCTCAACGACCGTGGGGCGCGCCTGGTTGAGGCGACCGTGGACGCCGACCTCGTCGACATGGCGCCCTCGAAGCCCACGCCTGAGCTGCTCAAGCTGCATCCTGACCTGGAGGCGGAGCACCAGGAGGTCGTGCTGCTGCAGCTGACACGGTTCCGGTGTGGCTCGCTCGCTGTAGGGTTCACGTCCAACCACGTCGTCGCCGACGGCCACGCCACCAGCAACTTTCTCGTGGCCTGGGGGCGCGCCACCAGGGGGCTCCCCATGGGTCTCCCGCCAGTGCACCACCACGCGGAGCTATTCAAGCCACGCTCGTCGCCTCGCGTGGAGCACGACCACCGCAACGGGGAGTACTATATGCCGTCGCCCACCGACGTGGTCGGTCACCACGGCGATGCCGCCGACAACATCGTCATCCACAAGGCGCACTTCACCAAGGACTTCGTCGCCGGTCTGCGCGCCAAGGCGTCAGAGGGGCGCGGCCGGCCGTTCAGCCGGTTCGAAACCATCCTCGCCCACCTGTGGCGCACCATGACGCGCGCGCGCGACCTGAGCCCCGAAGAGACCTCCAAGATCCGGCTGTCCGTGGACGGGCGGCACCGGCTCGGCCAGCCGGCGGAGCACTTCGGCAACATGGTGCTCTGGGCGTTCCCGCGCTCCACGGTGGGTGACCTCCTGAACCGGCCGCTGAAGCACGCTGCACAGGTGATCCACGACGAGGTGGCGAGGGTGGACGGCGCCTACTTCCAATCTTTCGTCGACTTCGCCACCTCCGGCGCCGCCGAGAAGGATGGGCTCGCGCGGAGCGCCGTGTGCAAGGACGCGCACTGCCCGGACGTGGAGGTGGACAGCTGGCTGACGTTCCCGTTCTACGAGCTGGACTTTGGCACGGGGAGCCCGAGATACTTCATGCCGGCCTACTTCCCCACGGAGGGGATGCTTTTCCTCGCGCCGTCCAACTTCGGCGACGGCAGCGTCGATGCCTTCGTACCCTTATTCCAAGAGAACCTCGAAGTGTTCAAAGAATGTTGCTACTCCCTGGAGTAG
- the LOC123107594 gene encoding putrescine hydroxycinnamoyltransferase 3-like, which yields MEVKVLSSRLVKPSCTAGEAPVPATEYIPLSIFDKVTFEMQMAIIYAFAPPAPTTASIEKGLAMVLAQYRAFAGHLGESPDGTPSVILNDRGARLIEASVDADLVDMAPSKPTPELLKLHPDLEAEHQEVVLLQLTRFRCGSLAVGFTSNHVVADGHATSNFLVAWGRATRGLPMGLPPVHHHAELFKPRSSPRVEHDHRSREYYLPSPTDVVGHHGDAADNIVIHKAQFSKDFIAGLRAKASEGRGRPFSRFETILAHLWRTMTRARDLSPEETSKIRLSVDGRHRLGQPAEHFGNMVLWAFPRSTVGDLLNRPLKHAAQVIHDEVARVDGAYFQSFVDFATSGAAEKEGLARSAVCKDAHCPDVEVDSWLTFPFYELDFGTGSPSYFMPAYFPTEGMLFLAPSNFGDGSVDAFVPVFEHNLQAFKECCHSME from the coding sequence ATGGAGGTCAAGGTGTTGAGCTCCAGGCTCGTCAAGCCTTCCTGCACTGCCGGCGAAGCGCCGGTGCCGGCCACCGAGTACATTCCACTATCCATCTTCGACAAGGTGACGTTCGAGATGCAGATGGCCATCATCTATGCCTTCGCGCCGCCCGCGCCGACCACGGCCTCCATCGAGAAGGGCCTTGCCATGGTCCTCGCACAGTACCGCGCCTTTGCCGGGCATCTCGGCGAGTCCCCCGACGGTACGCCCTCCGTCATCCTCAACGACCGTGGCGCGCGCTTGATTGAGGCGTCCGTGGACGCGGACCTCGTCGACATGGCGCCCTCGAAGCCCACGCCTGAGCTGCTCAAGCTGCATCCTGACCTGGAGGCGGAGCACCAGGAGGTCGTGCTGCTGCAGCTGACACGGTTCCGTTGCGGCTCGCTCGCCGTAGGGTTCACGTCCAACCACGTCGTCGCCGACGGCCACGCCACCAGCAACTTCCTCGTGGCCTGGGGGCGCGCCACCAGGGGGCTCCCCATGGGTCTCCCGCCAGTGCACCACCACGCTGAGCTATTCAAGCCACGCTCGTCGCCTCGCGTGGAGCACGACCACCGCAGCCGGGAATACTACCTGCCGTCGCCCACCGACGTGGTCGGTCACCACGGCGACGCCGCAGATAACATCGTCATCCACAAGGCGCAGTTCTCCAAGGACTTCATCGCCGGTCTCCGCGCCAAGGCGTCCGAAGGGCGCGGCCGGCCGTTCAGCCGGTTCGAAACCATCCTCGCCCACCTTTGGCGCACCATGACGCGCGCGCGCGACCTGAGCCCCGAGGAGACCTCCAAGATCCGGTTGTCCGTGGACGGCCGGCACCGGCTCGGCCAGCCGGCGGAGCACTTCGGCAACATGGTGCTCTGGGCGTTCCCGCGCTCCACGGTGGGTGACCTCCTGAACCGGCCGCTGAAGCACGCCGCACAGGTGATCCACGACGAGGTGGCGAGGGTGGACGGCGCCTACTTCCAATCTTTCGTCGACTTCGCCACCTCCGGCGCCGCCGAGAAGGAGGGGCTGGCGCGGAGCGCCGTCTGCAAGGACGCGCACTGTCCGGACGTGGAGGTGGACAGCTGGCTGACGTTCCCGTTCTACGAGCTGGACTTCGGCACGGGGAGCCCGAGCTACTTCATGCCGGCCTACTTCCCCACGGAGGGGATGCTTTTCCTCGCGCCGTCCAACTTCGGCGACGGCAGCGTCGATGCCTTCGTCCCCGTCTTTGAGCACAATCTCCAGGCGTTCAAAGAATGCTGCCACTCCATGGAGTAG